The following proteins are encoded in a genomic region of Methylibium petroleiphilum PM1:
- a CDS encoding amidase: MTDDLLSRRARVLDGTSSAGAEIERSLQHAASAAVAPAFLKIDAVGARAAARAVDAAISSGAPLLPLAGLAVSIKDLFDIAGQVTTAGSTVLTDAEPAAQDAPAVSRLRAAGAALIGRTHMTEFAFSGVGLNPHYPAPANVPMATLDRDTPRIPGGSSSGAAVSVASGAAWAALGSDTGGSVRIPAALQGLVGFKNTASLTPTEGAIPLSTTLDTVSALTRSVRDAVLLHELLSARRVALPGRPLRATRLAVPTTLMLDALEPAVAAAFERAVDRLSRAGAQIVTLDVPPLADLAPLQVNGGFASCESWAWHRHRLATHEADYDRRVVTRIRRGMAMSAADYIDLQKARAAWIARMHAALRGFDAALSPTVPILAPPIAALEASDEEFFRVNSLLLRNPSVVNLLDGCAISLPCQAPGDAPVGLMLWSRGHADDALLDMALAVEAALANGAFS, encoded by the coding sequence ATGACCGACGACCTGCTCTCCCGGCGCGCCCGGGTGCTTGACGGCACGAGCAGCGCCGGCGCGGAGATCGAGCGCTCACTGCAGCACGCAGCCTCCGCTGCCGTAGCCCCGGCCTTCCTGAAGATCGATGCTGTCGGCGCGCGAGCCGCGGCCCGCGCCGTCGACGCCGCGATCTCCAGCGGCGCCCCGCTGCTGCCGCTCGCCGGTCTGGCCGTCAGCATCAAGGACCTGTTCGACATCGCCGGTCAGGTCACGACCGCGGGCTCCACGGTACTGACCGATGCCGAACCGGCTGCGCAGGACGCGCCCGCGGTGTCGCGGCTGCGGGCCGCCGGCGCAGCGCTGATCGGCCGCACCCACATGACCGAGTTCGCGTTCTCGGGCGTTGGTCTCAATCCGCATTACCCCGCGCCGGCCAACGTGCCAATGGCGACCCTGGACCGCGACACACCGCGCATCCCGGGCGGCTCCAGTTCCGGCGCGGCGGTTTCGGTGGCGAGCGGGGCTGCGTGGGCGGCGTTGGGCTCGGACACCGGCGGTTCGGTGCGAATCCCCGCCGCATTGCAGGGTCTGGTCGGCTTCAAGAACACCGCGTCGCTGACGCCGACCGAAGGTGCCATACCGCTGTCCACCACGCTCGACACGGTCTCGGCCCTGACGCGCTCGGTGCGCGACGCCGTACTGCTGCACGAGTTGCTGTCAGCCCGCCGCGTTGCGCTGCCTGGCCGGCCGCTGAGGGCCACCCGGCTCGCAGTGCCGACAACGCTGATGCTCGACGCGCTGGAGCCTGCCGTGGCCGCGGCCTTCGAACGCGCCGTGGACCGGCTGTCGCGCGCCGGCGCGCAGATCGTCACGCTCGACGTCCCGCCGCTGGCCGACCTGGCGCCGCTGCAGGTCAACGGTGGTTTCGCGAGCTGCGAAAGCTGGGCCTGGCACCGGCACCGGCTCGCGACTCACGAAGCCGACTACGACCGCCGCGTGGTGACGCGCATCCGCCGCGGCATGGCCATGAGCGCGGCGGACTACATCGACCTGCAGAAGGCACGCGCCGCCTGGATCGCTCGCATGCACGCGGCGCTGCGTGGTTTCGACGCGGCGCTGTCCCCGACCGTGCCGATCCTCGCGCCACCGATCGCGGCGCTGGAAGCGAGCGACGAGGAATTCTTCCGCGTCAACTCGCTGCTGCTGCGGAACCCCTCGGTCGTGAACTTGCTCGACGGCTGCGCGATCAGCCTGCCCTGCCAGGCGCCGGGCGACGCGCCAGTCGGCCTGATGCTGTGGTCGCGCGGCCATGCCGACGACGCCCTGCTCGACATGGCCCTGGCCGTCGAAGCCGCGCTGGCCAATGGAGCATTCTCATGA
- a CDS encoding FAD-dependent oxidoreductase yields the protein MRVGVIGAGIVGVTTAYELAEDGHDVTVFERHSSVASEASFAHAGVLGSGDVVPWAAPGLPGRLLRDLFSRHPAMRVRPSFDAMQWRWLWRWWSACRAPNFPQRRIELLRLAQYSRERLRVLDERLQLDFERSQGLLLLLREERDVAAAQPRLALLRELGISVRELDVAACHATEPGLNREQALAGGIQLPQDGVGNCRQFAHLLRDAAERLGVEFRFGTVVRALETGTRSDGAELQLEHLALTTGFASSRATAIPGGNGNKHGSAMAHRARAAARYLDPVSAEAFDAVVIAAGVDAAELLPGLGIKLPLMPIHGYSLTAPLRSPERGPKAALVDERYRIAMSRLGQRVRLAGCAELGGSVQTQRRAAVETLYRLLNDWFPGAAHIARPQVWKGARPTLPDGLPLIGPSPRPGVWLNLGHADHGWTLACGSARLLADQIAGRSPGFDPGSFALARAASGLPPV from the coding sequence ATGAGAGTCGGCGTGATCGGCGCCGGTATCGTCGGCGTGACCACAGCCTACGAACTGGCCGAGGACGGCCACGACGTTACCGTGTTCGAGCGACACAGCAGCGTCGCCTCGGAGGCGAGCTTCGCGCATGCCGGCGTGCTGGGCTCGGGCGATGTCGTGCCGTGGGCTGCGCCCGGCCTTCCTGGACGCCTGCTGCGCGACCTGTTCAGCCGCCATCCGGCGATGCGCGTGCGCCCCTCTTTCGACGCGATGCAATGGCGCTGGCTGTGGCGCTGGTGGAGCGCCTGCCGCGCGCCGAACTTCCCGCAGCGCCGCATCGAGCTGCTGCGCCTGGCGCAGTACAGCCGCGAACGGCTCCGCGTGCTGGACGAGCGGCTGCAGCTGGATTTCGAACGCTCGCAGGGCCTGTTGCTCCTGCTGCGCGAAGAGCGTGACGTTGCCGCGGCACAGCCTCGCCTGGCGCTGCTGCGAGAGCTCGGCATCAGCGTGCGCGAACTGGATGTCGCTGCCTGCCACGCGACGGAGCCCGGCCTCAATCGCGAGCAAGCGCTGGCCGGCGGGATCCAGCTGCCCCAGGACGGCGTGGGCAACTGCCGCCAATTCGCTCATCTGCTGCGCGACGCGGCCGAGCGGCTCGGCGTCGAGTTCCGGTTCGGTACCGTGGTGCGCGCGCTGGAGACCGGGACACGCTCCGACGGCGCCGAACTGCAGCTCGAGCACCTGGCCCTGACCACCGGCTTCGCCTCGAGCCGGGCCACGGCCATTCCCGGCGGCAACGGCAACAAGCATGGCAGCGCGATGGCTCACCGCGCGCGCGCCGCAGCGCGCTATCTCGACCCGGTGTCGGCGGAGGCTTTCGATGCCGTGGTGATCGCCGCCGGTGTCGACGCTGCCGAATTGCTGCCGGGTCTGGGCATCAAGCTGCCGCTGATGCCGATCCACGGCTACTCGCTGACAGCGCCGCTGCGTTCGCCCGAACGGGGCCCGAAGGCGGCACTGGTCGACGAGCGCTACCGCATCGCGATGAGCCGGCTGGGGCAGCGCGTGCGTCTGGCCGGCTGCGCCGAGCTGGGCGGCTCGGTGCAGACGCAGCGACGGGCGGCGGTCGAGACGCTGTACCGCCTGCTCAACGACTGGTTCCCCGGCGCCGCCCACATTGCCCGGCCGCAGGTATGGAAAGGCGCGCGACCGACGCTGCCCGACGGCCTGCCGCTGATCGGCCCCAGCCCGCGCCCCGGCGTGTGGCTGAACCTGGGCCACGCCGACCACGGCTGGACGCTGGCCTGCGGCAGCGCCCGCCTGCTGGCCGACCAGATCGCCGGGCGCTCGCCCGGCTTCGATCCGGGCAGCTTCGCGCTGGCCCGGGCGGCCTCGGGCCTACCGCCTGTCTGA
- a CDS encoding bifunctional ADP-dependent NAD(P)H-hydrate dehydratase/NAD(P)H-hydrate epimerase: protein MFDVAMPWAVLGDGSRRDAERLPLFGVAATRALEIEAARALPPHTLMQRAGGSVARLALALAPHARRIWIAAGPGNNGGDGLEAAAWLQRTGKQVTVSLAPCVQTPVDAAAAGAEARAAGVALVESSAPPEPLGPDDLAIDALFGIGLTRAPAGWALAAMRSLNDGGTPVLSIDLPSGLDAEQGALLDETAVVQARWTLSLLTLKPGLFTAQGRDHAGQIWFHDLGVHAEASQASAGLLTGASSLWPARRHAQHKGSFGDVWVVGGAAGMAGAALLAARAALAAGAGRVHLVQLDPQSPTLDPMHPELMLRPLAALHDARTPLENATVVCGCGGGDAVREHLPGLIARAGRLLLDADALNAVAADPSLARLLEMRAGRGRAATLLTPHPLEAARLLGLQTDAIQSARLSAAERVAQRWHATVVLKGSGSVIAAPGETTLINASGNASLATAGTGDVLAGWIGGLWAQGLSARSAALLGTHTHGAAADVWCAHQARPGPLAASALIAQLRR, encoded by the coding sequence ATGTTCGATGTTGCGATGCCCTGGGCCGTTCTGGGCGATGGCTCGCGGCGTGACGCGGAGCGGCTGCCGCTGTTCGGTGTGGCCGCAACGCGTGCGCTGGAAATCGAGGCCGCGCGCGCCTTGCCGCCCCACACGCTGATGCAGCGTGCCGGCGGTTCGGTGGCGCGGCTGGCCCTCGCATTGGCGCCGCATGCACGACGCATCTGGATCGCTGCCGGTCCCGGCAACAACGGTGGCGATGGCCTGGAAGCCGCGGCGTGGCTGCAGCGCACCGGCAAGCAGGTGACGGTGAGCCTTGCGCCTTGCGTGCAAACGCCAGTCGATGCAGCAGCGGCCGGCGCCGAGGCACGTGCCGCGGGAGTCGCTCTGGTGGAAAGCAGCGCGCCGCCCGAGCCGCTCGGCCCCGACGATCTGGCCATCGACGCCCTGTTCGGCATCGGCCTGACCCGCGCGCCCGCCGGCTGGGCCCTGGCCGCGATGAGGTCGCTCAACGACGGCGGCACTCCCGTGTTGTCGATCGATCTGCCCAGCGGGTTGGATGCCGAGCAGGGTGCGCTGCTTGACGAGACCGCCGTGGTGCAGGCTCGCTGGACGCTGAGCCTGCTGACCCTGAAGCCGGGATTGTTCACCGCCCAGGGACGCGACCACGCCGGGCAAATCTGGTTCCACGACCTGGGCGTCCATGCCGAGGCCTCACAGGCGAGTGCCGGCCTGCTGACGGGTGCGAGCTCTCTGTGGCCGGCGCGCCGGCATGCGCAGCACAAAGGCAGCTTCGGCGATGTATGGGTGGTCGGTGGCGCCGCCGGCATGGCCGGGGCTGCGCTGCTTGCGGCACGGGCCGCGCTGGCCGCCGGCGCGGGCCGTGTGCATCTGGTACAGCTCGATCCGCAGTCACCGACGCTCGATCCCATGCACCCCGAGTTGATGCTCCGGCCGCTCGCCGCACTGCACGATGCACGCACGCCGCTCGAGAACGCCACGGTGGTGTGCGGCTGCGGTGGCGGCGATGCGGTGCGCGAACACCTGCCGGGCCTGATCGCCCGTGCCGGACGCCTGCTGCTCGATGCCGATGCGCTGAACGCGGTGGCCGCCGACCCGTCGCTCGCTCGCCTGCTCGAAATGCGTGCCGGCCGCGGGCGGGCCGCCACGCTGCTGACGCCGCACCCTCTCGAGGCCGCCCGGCTGCTGGGGCTGCAGACTGACGCGATCCAGTCCGCCCGGCTGTCGGCCGCGGAGCGGGTCGCGCAGCGATGGCACGCCACCGTCGTCCTCAAGGGATCGGGGAGCGTCATCGCGGCGCCTGGGGAAACCACGCTGATCAACGCCAGCGGCAATGCATCGCTGGCCACGGCGGGAACCGGCGATGTGCTGGCGGGCTGGATCGGCGGGCTCTGGGCGCAAGGCCTGTCAGCACGAAGCGCCGCGCTGCTGGGCACGCACACCCATGGCGCCGCGGCCGACGTCTGGTGCGCACACCAGGCGCGTCCCGGGCCGCTGGCCGCGAGCGCGCTGATTGCTCAGCTGCGGCGCTGA
- the rpsB gene encoding 30S ribosomal protein S2, with product MSLTMREMLEAGVHFGHQTRFWNPKMAPFIFGHRNKIHIINLEKTLPLFNEAMKFTRSLAAKRGTILMVGTKRQAREVVAQEAQRAGMPYVDQRWLGGMLTNFKTVKGSLKKLKEMQAQQEAGLESMSKKEALLFAREIAKLEKDIGGIQDMNALPDAMFVIDVGYHKIAIAEAKKLGIPVIGVVDSNHSPEGIDYVIPGNDDSAKAVALYARAVADAALEGKANAVNEVVAAAQSTDEFVEVSDAA from the coding sequence ATGTCCCTCACCATGCGTGAAATGCTGGAAGCGGGCGTCCATTTCGGACACCAGACCCGCTTCTGGAACCCCAAGATGGCCCCCTTCATCTTCGGCCATCGCAACAAGATCCACATCATCAACCTCGAGAAGACGCTGCCGCTCTTCAACGAGGCGATGAAATTCACCCGCTCGCTCGCCGCCAAGCGCGGCACGATCCTGATGGTCGGCACCAAGCGCCAGGCGCGCGAAGTGGTCGCCCAGGAAGCCCAGCGCGCCGGCATGCCCTACGTCGACCAGCGCTGGCTCGGTGGCATGCTGACCAACTTCAAGACCGTCAAGGGGTCGCTGAAGAAGCTGAAGGAAATGCAGGCCCAGCAGGAAGCGGGCCTTGAGTCCATGAGCAAGAAGGAAGCGCTGCTGTTCGCCCGCGAGATCGCCAAGCTCGAGAAGGACATCGGTGGCATCCAGGACATGAACGCGCTGCCCGATGCCATGTTCGTCATCGACGTGGGCTACCACAAGATCGCGATTGCCGAGGCGAAGAAGTTGGGCATTCCGGTCATCGGCGTGGTGGACTCGAACCACTCGCCCGAGGGGATCGATTACGTGATCCCGGGCAACGACGACTCCGCGAAGGCCGTGGCGCTTTACGCCCGTGCCGTGGCGGATGCCGCACTCGAAGGCAAGGCCAACGCGGTCAACGAAGTGGTCGCCGCCGCCCAGAGCACCGACGAGTTCGTGGAAGTCAGCGACGCGGCCTGA